One Setaria viridis chromosome 3, Setaria_viridis_v4.0, whole genome shotgun sequence DNA window includes the following coding sequences:
- the LOC117849823 gene encoding protein CANDIDATE G-PROTEIN COUPLED RECEPTOR 7 codes for MAARLLILVAVAGALAFPAAAEIKTESFREDPRSSIMFEKFGFSKSGAVRIIVTGAAVSSPVARADPKQLGFFLLSDESLLHAIDEAREGPTREKRAAATNGGGEDPDGGSGGAGAGCVLSSPYVKKLFTFHDMKGGHYNKSFPVTRPDEYTLFFANCAPEALVSMRVRTEMYNVNADGFKDYLPVGQAPVPAIYGFFAFCYVAFLAAWGYLTLSRDRVSAHQIHHLMSGLLVARLLYCLSAAEDQHYIRVTGTPHGWDVAFYLFQLVKGVILFAVIALVGTGWSFLKPVLQDREKKVLMAVIPLQVTANIAAAVIGETGPFFQGWVTWNQILLFVDVACCCAVLFPVVWSIRSLRETSKTDGKAARNLSKLTLFRQFYVVVIGYLYFTRIVVYALKTIATYKYRWVSILAEEVATLAFYLFMFYTFRPAEKSHYFSLDDDEEEAAEMVLREEALREEDFEL; via the coding sequence atggccgcgcgcctcctcatcctcgtcgccgtcgcgggaGCACTCGCCTTCCCCGCGGCGGCCGAGATCAAGACGGAGTCCTTCCGGGAGGACCCGCGCTCCTCAATCATGTTCGAGAAGTTCGGCTTCTCCAAGTCGGGCGCCGTCCGGATCATCGTCAcgggcgccgccgtctcctcccccGTCGCGCGGGCGGACCCCAAGCAGctcggcttcttcctcctctccgacGAGTCCCTCCTCCACGCCATCGACGAGGCGCGGGAGGGGCCCACGCGGGAGAAGCGCGCCGCGGCgaccaacggcggcggcgaggaccccgacggcggctccggcggcgccggcgccgggtgcGTGCTCTCCAGCCCCTACGTGAAGAAGCTCTTCACCTTCCACGACATGAAGGGCGGACACTACAACAAGTCCTTCCCGGTCACCCGCCCCGACGAGTACACCCTCTTCTTCGCCAACTGCGCGCCGGAGGCGCTCGTCTCCATGCGCGTCCGCACCGAGATGTACAACGTCAACGCCGACGGCTTCAAGGACTACCTCCCCGTCGGCCAGGCGCCCGTGCCGGCCATCTACGGCTTCTTCGCCTTCTGCTACGTCGCGTTCCTCGCCGCTTGGGGGTACCTCACCCTCTCCCGCGACCGCGTCTCCGCGCACCAGATCCACCACCTCATGTCCGGCCTCCTCGTCGCGCGCCTACTCTACTGCCTCTCAGCCGCCGAGGACCAGCACTACATCCGCGTCACGGGGACGCCGCACGGGTGGGACGTTGCCTTCTACCTCTTCCAGCTGGTGAAGGGTGTCATTCTGTTCGCCGTGATCGCGCTGGTCGGCACCGGTTGGTCCTTCTTGAAGCCGGTCCTGCAGGACCGGGAGAAGAAGGTGCTCATGGCCGTGATCCCTCTCCAGGTCACCGCGAACATCGCGGCCGCGGTCATTGGGGAGACCGGGCCCTTCTTTCAGGGCTGGGTAACATGGAACCAGATCTTGCTGTTCGTGGACGTCGCGTGCTGCTGCGCCGTGCTCTTCCCGGTTGTGTGGTCGATCCGGTCTCTCAGGGAGACATCCAAGACCGATGGCAAGGCGGCGCGCAACCTCTCCAAGCTCACTTTGTTCCGGCAGTTCTATGTCGTGGTGATTGGGTACCTGTACTTCACTAGGATCGTCGTGTATGCGCTCAAGACCATTGCCACCTACAAGTACCGGTGGGTGAGCATCTTGGCAGAGGAGGTGGCCACCCTGGCATTCTACCTGTTCATGTTCTACACATTCAGGCCGGCCGAGAAGAGCCACTACTTCTCactcgatgatgatgaagaggaggctGCAGAAATGGTACTCCGGGAAGAGGCGCTCCGGgaagaggattttgagctaTGA